The genome window TCGACGACGACCCCTTCCGCCTTTCCGAAATGGTTTCCCAGAACGACATTTGCGGTCTTCCTCCCGACTCCGGGCAGCCTGACCAGCTCGTCCAAAGAATCGGGGACTATGCCGCCATGGGTGGCGACTAGTTCTTTGCAGCAATTGATGATGCTCTTTGCCTTGGCATGGAAGAACCCCGTCGAACGGATGATCTCTTCAAGCTCGGGTTGCCGCGCATTGGCAAACTCCGCTGCCGAACGATATCTCTTGAACAAGATCGGGGTGACCTTATTGACACGCTCGTCGGTGCACTGGGCGGAGAGAATCGTCGAGAGTAGGAGCTCGAGCGCGTTCGAATGGTTCAGGGCCGTCTTCGCTTCCGGGTAGAGCCGCTTGAGCTTGCGGGTGATGGTGGCCGCGCGTTTCTTGCGTTCTTCGGGGGTCTCTTTTTTCGTCACAATTCCTGCCGATGTGTTTCAGAATTACGATCTGAGATAGAAGCTCCTACCGTCGCAAAGCCCGCAAGCTAAAGCTTGCGGCTACCGATACCTCTGGCGATTCTTTATTCCACCCTGATGCTGCCGAACACGCGTGTGATCGTAACTTTGAGACGGTTGGTTGCGGTCGCGTAGTTCGGCGTCACGTGCTGGATCTCCGTGGAGATACCACCCTTGCGCTGCCCCAGGATCATGAGGTCGCCGAAGACCGAGCTTGCCGAGATGGCGACAGCGGCATCCCTCGGGAGGACCAGCCTCGATTCTCCGAACACGCCATGGATCCGGAGCTCGTGCTCACCTTCTGCAATCCCTGCGGCGGAAAGGTCGAGATTCGACCCCCCGAAGACCGTCGAGATTGATCCTCCCCGGAAATGGGTAGATGTCACGTTGACAGAAATGTCGCCAAACGCGCTCGACTGGTGGAGAAGCTCGCTCGCAGATTGGTTCGGTCCGCCTGCTGACGAGGGGGGTTGGTACGATCCCTGCTGTTCGGACCCCGTGTCGCCCGGTTCGGTCTGTTGGGTCTCCCCGCCAACGAAGCCACCCGGCTGCGACCCCGGTTGCTGAGCGGCGCTCTGCGGGTATCCTGCCGGTCCCGGGACCTGCGAGATCGACCTCTTCCGGAGGAGGATGGCCAGCCCCCAGAACACCAGGATAAGCGGCCAAAAGTTGCTCATCACGTCCCCGAAATCCGCCACCCCAAGATTGTCAAGGAGAATAAGGATGCCGATGATGATGAGGATGAATCCCCAATAGAGATTTCGCATGGTTCTTGTTCGAAGTGAATGTTAACGGTTAAGGAGCTTGGCGACTTCCCCGGCGCCGAGGGTGTTGATCACGTCTTTTTTCTCGAGCCATCCCTTGCGGGCAATCCCGACGCCGTAGCGCACATCCGTGAGACCGTGAATATTGTGCGCGTCCGGGTTGATGCTTATTTTGACGCCTTTTTCCTTCGCATACTTGCACAGCCGCCAGTCGAGGTCGAGCCGGAGGGGGTGAGAATTTATTTCAATCATTTTCCCGAAGTCCGACGCGGCATTGATCACCTCAACCATGTTCACGGGGTACCCTTCGCGTTCCAGCAGAAGCCTGCCGGTGGGGTGGCCGAGCATGGTCACATATTTGTTTTTGACGGCCTTGATGATCCGCTTCGTGGCCTCTTTCTCCGTCATTTTGAACTTGCTGTGGACGGAGGCGACCACAAAATCGAATCCCGCAAGGATCCGGTCGTTCCAGTCGAGGCTTCCGTCTCCCAGGATATCCACCTCGGTGCCCTTAAAGATCCGAAAACCCCGGAAGGTCCCATTAAGTGATTCGATTTCCTTGTGCTGAAGTTTCACACGGGCCTCGCTCAGACCGCCCGCGTAGGCCGCGATCTTGCTGTGATCGGCAATTCCGATGTATTCCCAGCCCAGCGCCCTGGCCGCCTGGGCCATCTCGGCGATGGAATTCGATCCGTCGCTGTATGTCGAGTGGCAATGAAATGTGCCGCGGATGTCCGATTCTTCGATCAATCTCGGAAGCGTACCCTTATGAGCGGCGTCGATTTCGCCCATATTCTCCCGAAGCTCCGGGGGGACATATGACAATCCCAGTGCCTTGTAGAGGTCTTCTTCCGTTTTGCAGGTGACGAGGCGTTTCGGCTTTGTCCGCAATTCGGATGCGGGAAGCTTTGAGAAGCCGTACTCGTTGAGGCTCCACCCGAACCGCTTGGCACGGGCGCGGATCTCGATATTGTGCTCCTTGCTGCCCGTGAAGTACTCCAGGGCGTAGGGATATTCGCTATCGGAGGTGATTCTGAGATCGCAATTGATTCCCGATTTGAGCACAACGCTCGATTTCGTCTTCCCTTTGGCGAGGACCTTTTCCACGTCCTCGTGCCTGGTGAAGGCGTCCATGATCTTCGGCGCGCGTCCGCTTCCGGCGCTCGCGAGGATGTCGATGTCGCCTATGACTTCCT of Bacteroidota bacterium contains these proteins:
- the nth gene encoding endonuclease III, yielding MTKKETPEERKKRAATITRKLKRLYPEAKTALNHSNALELLLSTILSAQCTDERVNKVTPILFKRYRSAAEFANARQPELEEIIRSTGFFHAKAKSIINCCKELVATHGGIVPDSLDELVRLPGVGRKTANVVLGNHFGKAEGVVVDTHVARLSGRLGFSKETTPEKIELDLMEVIPRKDWTEIGNLLILHGRRTCQARTPKCAECGLSDLCPSAAGFLRAGA
- the liaF gene encoding cell wall-active antibiotics response protein LiaF — translated: MRNLYWGFILIIIGILILLDNLGVADFGDVMSNFWPLILVFWGLAILLRKRSISQVPGPAGYPQSAAQQPGSQPGGFVGGETQQTEPGDTGSEQQGSYQPPSSAGGPNQSASELLHQSSAFGDISVNVTSTHFRGGSISTVFGGSNLDLSAAGIAEGEHELRIHGVFGESRLVLPRDAAVAISASSVFGDLMILGQRKGGISTEIQHVTPNYATATNRLKVTITRVFGSIRVE
- the polX gene encoding DNA polymerase/3'-5' exonuclease PolX, yielding MTNKEVASILDEIGTLLELKGENPFKCRAFHNGSRIIAALPDDLSALIESGGLKNIKGIGEGLAEKIVELVETGSSPYYEKLKSSLPAGLTEMLRIQGLGPKKVKLLHEKLGIKSVDQLKAAAAAHKLGSMEGFGEKTEANILSGIEQLQKHADKHLYSTARTAADSILALIRRQQGVIRCEIAGSLRRRKEVIGDIDILASAGSGRAPKIMDAFTRHEDVEKVLAKGKTKSSVVLKSGINCDLRITSDSEYPYALEYFTGSKEHNIEIRARAKRFGWSLNEYGFSKLPASELRTKPKRLVTCKTEEDLYKALGLSYVPPELRENMGEIDAAHKGTLPRLIEESDIRGTFHCHSTYSDGSNSIAEMAQAARALGWEYIGIADHSKIAAYAGGLSEARVKLQHKEIESLNGTFRGFRIFKGTEVDILGDGSLDWNDRILAGFDFVVASVHSKFKMTEKEATKRIIKAVKNKYVTMLGHPTGRLLLEREGYPVNMVEVINAASDFGKMIEINSHPLRLDLDWRLCKYAKEKGVKISINPDAHNIHGLTDVRYGVGIARKGWLEKKDVINTLGAGEVAKLLNR